The Streptomyces nitrosporeus genome includes a window with the following:
- a CDS encoding DUF3499 domain-containing protein, with product MSPVRRCSRTACGRPAVATLTYVYADSTAVLGPLATYAEPHCYDLCAEHGERLTAPRGWEVVRLSDPSAPTRPSGDDLEALANAVREAARPQPRPADGGRGPRTADPVEVARRGHLRVLRSPDS from the coding sequence GTGAGCCCTGTACGTCGCTGTTCGCGAACCGCGTGCGGCCGTCCCGCCGTCGCGACACTGACGTACGTCTATGCCGACTCGACCGCGGTCCTCGGCCCGCTCGCCACCTACGCCGAGCCCCACTGCTACGACCTCTGCGCGGAGCACGGCGAACGTCTCACAGCACCACGTGGCTGGGAGGTCGTCCGGCTCTCCGACCCCTCCGCTCCCACGCGTCCCAGCGGTGACGACCTGGAAGCCCTGGCCAACGCCGTCCGCGAGGCGGCCCGGCCGCAGCCCCGCCCGGCCGACGGCGGGCGCGGGCCCCGCACGGCGGACCCGGTGGAGGTCGCCCGCCGGGGCCATCTCCGGGTCCTGCGCTCACCGGACTCCTGA
- the ahcY gene encoding adenosylhomocysteinase gives MTTAARNTDFKVADLSLAPFGRKEITLAEHEMPGLMSIREEYAAAQPLAGARITGSLHMTVQTAVLIETLVALGAEVRWASCNIFSTQDHAAAAIAVGPTGTPDAPAGVPVFAWKGESLEEYWWCTEQALTWPNTPTGGPNMILDDGGDATLLVHKGVEFEKAGQAPDPSTADSEEYAHILTLLNRTLGESPQKWTQLASEIRGVTEETTTGVHRLYEMHRDGTLLFPAINVNDAVTKSKFDNKYGCRHSLIDGINRATDVLIGGKTAVVCGYGDVGKGCAESLRGQGARVIITEIDPICALQAAMDGYQVTTLDDVVETADIFVTTTGNKDIIMAGDMARMKHQAIVGNIGHFDNEIDMAGLAKIDGIVKDEVKPQVHTWTFPDGKVLIVLSEGRLLNLGNATGHPSFVMSNSFADQTLAQIEFFTKPESYPTDVYVLPKHLDEKVARLHLDALGVKLTTLRQEQADYIGVPVEGPYKSDLYRY, from the coding sequence ATGACGACGGCCGCCAGGAACACGGACTTCAAGGTCGCCGACCTCTCCCTCGCCCCCTTCGGGCGCAAGGAGATCACCCTCGCCGAGCACGAGATGCCCGGCCTGATGTCGATCCGCGAGGAATACGCCGCGGCGCAGCCCCTGGCGGGCGCGCGCATCACCGGTTCGCTGCACATGACGGTGCAGACGGCGGTGCTCATCGAGACGCTCGTCGCTCTCGGCGCCGAGGTCCGGTGGGCCTCGTGCAACATCTTCTCCACCCAGGACCACGCGGCCGCGGCCATCGCGGTGGGCCCGACCGGCACCCCTGACGCCCCGGCCGGTGTGCCGGTCTTCGCGTGGAAGGGCGAGAGCCTGGAGGAGTACTGGTGGTGCACGGAGCAGGCTCTGACCTGGCCGAACACCCCGACCGGCGGCCCGAACATGATCCTCGACGACGGTGGTGACGCCACCCTCCTCGTCCACAAGGGTGTCGAGTTCGAGAAGGCCGGCCAGGCCCCGGACCCCTCGACCGCGGACAGCGAGGAGTACGCGCACATCCTCACCCTGCTGAACCGGACCCTGGGCGAGTCGCCGCAGAAGTGGACCCAGCTGGCGTCCGAGATCCGCGGCGTGACCGAGGAGACCACCACCGGTGTGCACCGGCTGTACGAGATGCACCGCGACGGCACCCTCCTTTTCCCGGCGATCAACGTCAACGACGCGGTCACCAAGTCGAAGTTCGACAACAAGTACGGCTGCCGCCACTCCCTCATCGACGGCATCAACCGCGCCACCGACGTCCTGATCGGCGGCAAGACCGCCGTCGTCTGCGGCTACGGCGACGTGGGCAAGGGCTGCGCGGAGTCCCTGCGCGGCCAGGGTGCCCGGGTGATCATCACGGAGATCGACCCGATCTGCGCGCTGCAGGCGGCGATGGACGGTTACCAGGTGACCACGCTGGACGACGTGGTGGAGACCGCGGACATCTTCGTGACCACGACCGGCAACAAGGACATCATCATGGCCGGTGACATGGCCCGGATGAAGCACCAGGCCATCGTGGGCAACATCGGTCACTTCGACAACGAGATCGACATGGCCGGCCTGGCGAAGATCGACGGCATCGTCAAGGACGAGGTCAAGCCGCAGGTCCACACCTGGACCTTCCCCGACGGCAAGGTGCTGATCGTGCTCTCCGAGGGCCGTCTGCTGAACCTCGGCAACGCCACCGGCCACCCGTCCTTCGTGATGTCGAACTCCTTCGCGGACCAGACCCTGGCGCAGATCGAGTTCTTCACCAAGCCCGAGTCCTACCCGACCGACGTCTACGTCCTGCCCAAGCACCTCGACGAGAAGGTCGCCCGGCTCCACCTCGACGCACTGGGCGTGAAGCTCACGACCCTGCGCCAGGAGCAGGCCGACTACATCGGCGTGCCGGTCGAAGGCCCGTACAAGTCCGACCTCTACCGCTACTGA
- a CDS encoding SIS domain-containing protein has protein sequence MLDESLLDAPEDLARADRRGLLRGAAEAGARVRTAARHAAEAGIGTLAPEGRPRAVLVAGPGTAARGVADLVGALAGASAPVVPIRPTGVAAAAGALRWTLPGWAGSVDLLLIATADGSEPGLALLAEQAYRRGCTVVAVAPVRSPLRETVDGVHGLVVPMAAAPHGEYDAETSAAGPGTLWALLTPLLALLDRVGLIDAPADVLQKAADRLDRTAERCGPATATYNNPAKTLAAELADSLPLVWTEGDAAGPVGRRFAAVLAELAGRPALVAELPQALPAHGGLLAGAFAAGGDPDDFFRDRVDEPEAMRARVVLLRDRPAGGLTAAPAARELALSHDTAISELEPEEGSVLESLAELLAVTDFAAVYLSLASDNRA, from the coding sequence ATGCTCGACGAGTCGCTGCTCGACGCCCCGGAAGACCTGGCCCGAGCCGACCGGCGCGGTCTGCTCCGCGGAGCCGCCGAGGCCGGGGCACGCGTCCGTACCGCCGCCCGGCACGCCGCCGAGGCGGGCATCGGCACCCTGGCTCCCGAAGGACGGCCCCGCGCCGTCCTCGTCGCGGGGCCGGGCACCGCCGCGCGGGGCGTCGCCGACCTGGTCGGGGCGCTCGCCGGAGCTTCGGCGCCCGTCGTACCGATCCGCCCCACCGGCGTGGCCGCCGCCGCCGGCGCGCTGCGCTGGACCCTGCCCGGCTGGGCGGGCTCCGTGGACCTGCTGCTCATCGCGACGGCCGACGGATCGGAGCCCGGCCTCGCCCTGCTCGCCGAGCAGGCCTACCGCCGTGGCTGCACGGTCGTCGCCGTCGCGCCCGTGCGGTCCCCGCTGCGGGAGACCGTCGACGGCGTGCACGGGCTCGTCGTGCCGATGGCCGCCGCCCCGCACGGCGAGTACGACGCCGAGACCTCGGCCGCCGGGCCCGGCACGCTCTGGGCGCTGCTGACCCCGCTGCTCGCCCTGCTGGACCGGGTGGGGCTGATCGACGCACCCGCCGATGTGCTGCAGAAGGCCGCCGACCGCCTGGACCGCACCGCCGAACGCTGCGGGCCGGCCACCGCCACGTACAACAACCCGGCGAAGACGCTCGCGGCGGAACTCGCCGACAGCCTTCCCCTTGTCTGGACGGAGGGTGACGCCGCCGGCCCCGTCGGGCGCCGCTTCGCCGCCGTCCTGGCCGAGCTGGCCGGGCGCCCGGCCCTCGTGGCGGAGCTCCCGCAGGCGCTGCCCGCCCACGGCGGCCTGCTCGCCGGGGCGTTCGCGGCGGGCGGCGACCCCGACGACTTCTTCCGCGACCGGGTGGACGAACCGGAGGCCATGCGGGCCCGGGTGGTGCTGCTCCGCGACCGGCCGGCCGGCGGTCTCACGGCGGCACCGGCCGCCCGGGAGCTCGCCCTCAGCCACGACACGGCCATCAGCGAGCTCGAACCGGAGGAGGGCAGCGTGCTGGAATCCCTCGCCGAACTTCTCGCGGTCACCGACTTCGCCGCCGTCTACCTCTCCCTGGCCTCGGACAACCGGGCCTGA
- the manA gene encoding mannose-6-phosphate isomerase, class I yields MDRLSNTVRPYAWGSTTAIPELLGTAPTGEPQAELWMGAHPGAPSRLTRPGAGTRAERPLTEVIAADPERELGTETLRRFGPRLPFLLKLLAADAPLSLQVHPDPAQARRGYADEERRGVPVDAPHRTYKDAGHKPELICALTPFEGLCGFRRPTEAAALMAALGVDSLKPYVDLLGAHPEEAALREVLTAVLSAGPEDMAGTVAEAAEAAERLAGAHAPYARIARHYPGDPGVIAAMLLNHVRLQPGEAMYLGAGVPHAYLGGLGVEIMANSDNVLRCGLTPKHVDIPELLDVVRFEAGEPAILRPEASPFGEELYETPAAEFRLSRHVLPPGGASADLTVSAPQILLCTAGGPRAGELTLAPGESVFVPADEPVEVSGTGTLFRATVAV; encoded by the coding sequence ATGGACCGGCTCTCCAACACCGTGCGCCCCTACGCCTGGGGCTCCACCACCGCGATCCCCGAACTGCTCGGCACAGCCCCCACCGGCGAACCCCAGGCCGAGCTGTGGATGGGAGCACACCCCGGAGCACCCTCCCGCCTCACCCGCCCCGGCGCCGGGACCCGTGCCGAGCGGCCTCTCACCGAGGTCATCGCGGCCGACCCCGAACGTGAACTGGGCACGGAGACCCTCCGCAGGTTCGGCCCCCGGCTTCCGTTCCTGCTCAAACTCCTCGCCGCGGACGCCCCGCTCTCCCTCCAGGTCCACCCCGACCCCGCCCAGGCCCGGCGGGGGTACGCCGACGAGGAGCGCCGGGGGGTGCCCGTGGACGCACCGCACCGCACCTACAAGGACGCCGGCCACAAGCCCGAACTGATCTGCGCCCTCACCCCCTTCGAAGGGCTGTGCGGCTTCCGGCGGCCCACGGAGGCGGCCGCCCTGATGGCGGCCCTCGGCGTCGACTCCCTCAAGCCGTACGTCGACCTCCTCGGCGCCCACCCCGAAGAGGCGGCCCTGCGCGAGGTCCTCACGGCGGTCCTCTCCGCCGGCCCGGAGGACATGGCGGGCACGGTGGCCGAGGCGGCCGAGGCCGCCGAGCGGCTCGCCGGAGCCCACGCCCCGTACGCCCGGATCGCCCGCCATTACCCGGGCGACCCCGGGGTCATCGCCGCGATGCTCCTGAACCACGTACGACTGCAGCCCGGAGAAGCCATGTACCTGGGAGCGGGCGTGCCGCACGCCTACCTCGGAGGGCTCGGCGTCGAGATCATGGCCAACTCCGACAACGTGCTGCGCTGCGGACTCACCCCCAAGCACGTCGACATCCCCGAGCTGCTGGACGTCGTCCGGTTCGAGGCGGGCGAGCCCGCGATCCTCCGGCCGGAGGCGTCGCCCTTTGGGGAGGAGCTCTACGAAACCCCGGCAGCCGAGTTCCGGCTCTCCCGTCATGTACTGCCGCCCGGCGGGGCCTCTGCGGACCTGACCGTGAGCGCGCCGCAGATCCTGCTGTGCACGGCAGGCGGCCCCCGGGCCGGTGAACTCACTCTCGCACCCGGGGAATCGGTCTTCGTACCGGCGGACGAACCGGTCGAAGTGTCCGGTACGGGCACACTGTTCCGCGCGACCGTGGCGGTCTGA
- a CDS encoding Trm112 family protein, with product MPLEAGLLDILACPACHAELDDRTADESPELVCTGADCALAYPVRDGIPVLLVDEARRPA from the coding sequence ATGCCGCTCGAAGCCGGTCTTCTGGACATCCTCGCCTGCCCGGCCTGCCACGCCGAGCTCGACGACCGGACCGCCGACGAAAGCCCCGAGCTGGTCTGCACCGGCGCGGACTGCGCGCTCGCCTACCCGGTGCGCGACGGCATCCCGGTCCTTCTCGTCGACGAGGCCCGCCGCCCCGCGTGA
- a CDS encoding phosphomannomutase/phosphoglucomutase, with product MVADLSQLVKAYDVRGVVPDQWDEPLAELFGAAFVQVTDAEAIVIGHDMRPSSPGLAAAFARGAASRGADVTLIGLCSTDQLYYASGALNLPGAMFTASHNPARYNGIKLCRAGAAPVGQDTGLTEIRTLVEKWSEHGAPAPAATEGTVTERDTLTGYADCLRGLVDVSRIRPLKVVVDAGNGMGGHTVPTVFRGLPLDLVPMYFELDGTFPNHEANPLDPKNLVDLQARVVAEGADLGLAFDGDADRCFVIDERGEGVSPSAITALVAARELARNGGTGTVIHNLITSRSVPEVIRENGGTPVRTRVGHSFIKAEMAERGAIFGGEHSAHYYFRDFWNADTGMLAALHVLAALGGQEGPLSGLVDRYDRYAESGEINSTVADQADRLAAVRAAYGDRDGVTLDDLDGLTVTGTDWWFNLRPSNTEPLLRLNVEARDTAMMTAVRDEVLALVRERTATRP from the coding sequence GTGGTTGCCGATCTGTCGCAGCTCGTGAAGGCGTACGACGTACGCGGTGTCGTGCCCGACCAGTGGGACGAGCCGCTCGCCGAACTCTTCGGCGCCGCCTTCGTCCAGGTCACCGACGCGGAAGCGATCGTGATCGGCCACGACATGCGCCCCTCCTCACCCGGCCTGGCCGCGGCCTTCGCCCGGGGCGCGGCCTCGCGCGGCGCCGACGTGACCCTGATCGGGCTCTGCTCGACGGACCAGCTGTACTACGCGTCCGGGGCGCTGAACCTGCCCGGCGCGATGTTCACGGCCTCCCACAACCCGGCGCGGTACAACGGCATCAAGCTGTGCCGCGCCGGTGCCGCGCCCGTGGGCCAGGACACCGGCCTGACGGAGATCCGCACCCTGGTCGAGAAGTGGTCGGAGCACGGCGCCCCCGCCCCGGCCGCGACGGAGGGGACGGTCACCGAACGCGACACCCTCACCGGCTACGCCGACTGTCTGCGGGGCCTGGTCGACGTGAGCCGGATCCGTCCGCTGAAGGTCGTCGTGGACGCGGGCAACGGCATGGGCGGCCACACCGTCCCGACCGTCTTCCGGGGGCTGCCGCTCGACCTCGTACCGATGTACTTCGAACTCGACGGCACCTTCCCCAACCACGAGGCCAACCCCCTCGACCCGAAGAACCTGGTCGACCTCCAGGCGCGCGTCGTCGCCGAGGGCGCCGACCTCGGCCTCGCCTTCGACGGCGACGCGGACCGCTGCTTCGTCATCGACGAACGGGGCGAGGGGGTGTCGCCCTCCGCGATCACCGCGCTCGTCGCCGCCCGGGAGCTCGCGCGCAACGGCGGCACGGGCACCGTCATCCACAACCTGATCACCTCGCGGTCGGTCCCGGAAGTCATCCGCGAGAACGGCGGGACCCCCGTGCGTACCCGCGTCGGCCACTCCTTCATCAAGGCGGAGATGGCCGAGCGCGGCGCGATCTTCGGCGGCGAGCACTCCGCGCACTACTACTTCCGCGACTTCTGGAACGCCGACACCGGCATGCTCGCCGCCCTCCACGTCCTCGCCGCCCTCGGGGGCCAGGAGGGACCGCTCTCCGGACTCGTGGACCGCTACGACCGTTACGCGGAATCCGGAGAGATCAACTCCACCGTCGCCGACCAGGCGGACCGGCTGGCAGCGGTACGGGCGGCATACGGCGACCGCGACGGGGTCACCCTCGACGACCTCGACGGGCTCACCGTGACCGGCACCGACTGGTGGTTCAACCTCCGTCCCTCGAACACGGAGCCACTGCTCCGCCTGAACGTCGAGGCCCGGGACACGGCCATGATGACCGCGGTACGCGACGAGGTACTGGCCCTCGTACGGGAGCGGACGGCGACGCGTCCGTAG
- a CDS encoding cation diffusion facilitator family transporter — translation MSASGGTKAIVAALAANLAIAVAKFVAFLFSGSSSMLAESVHSLADSGNQGLLLLGGKRAQREATPQHPFGYGRERYIYAFLVSIVLFSVGGMFAVYEGYEKIKHPHEIEAWYWPVGVLIFAIIAEGFSFRTAIKESNETRGKLSWTEFVRRAKAPELPVVLLEDFGALVGLVLALGGVGLALGTGNGIWDGIGTLCIGILLIAIAIVLAAETKSLLLGEAAGIEDVEKIKNSVVDGDTVTRVIHMRTLHLGPEELLVAAKIAVRHDESASEIADAINAAEARIRAAVPIARVIYLEPDIYNAQAAAAGTNPGKDSGGTERPGGTETPGTTGTGPSSEGSTAP, via the coding sequence ATGAGCGCGTCAGGCGGAACCAAGGCGATCGTGGCGGCACTCGCCGCGAATCTCGCGATCGCGGTGGCCAAATTCGTGGCGTTCCTCTTCAGTGGTTCGTCGTCGATGCTCGCGGAGAGCGTCCACTCGCTCGCGGACTCCGGCAACCAGGGACTACTGCTCCTGGGAGGCAAGAGGGCCCAGCGGGAAGCCACCCCCCAGCACCCCTTCGGCTACGGACGTGAGCGCTACATCTACGCGTTCCTCGTCTCCATCGTGCTGTTCTCGGTCGGTGGCATGTTCGCCGTCTACGAGGGCTACGAGAAGATCAAGCACCCGCACGAGATCGAAGCCTGGTACTGGCCGGTGGGCGTGCTGATCTTCGCGATCATCGCCGAGGGCTTCTCGTTCCGGACGGCCATCAAGGAGTCCAACGAGACCCGCGGCAAGCTCTCCTGGACGGAGTTCGTCCGACGGGCCAAGGCGCCCGAACTCCCCGTGGTCCTGCTGGAGGACTTCGGAGCGCTCGTCGGTCTGGTCCTGGCCCTCGGTGGTGTCGGCCTCGCCCTGGGCACCGGAAACGGCATCTGGGACGGCATCGGCACCCTCTGCATCGGCATCCTGCTCATCGCCATCGCGATCGTCCTCGCGGCGGAGACCAAGTCGCTGCTGCTCGGCGAGGCCGCCGGGATCGAGGACGTCGAGAAGATCAAGAACTCGGTGGTGGACGGTGACACCGTGACCCGCGTCATCCACATGCGCACGCTCCACCTGGGCCCGGAGGAGCTGCTGGTCGCGGCCAAGATCGCGGTCCGGCACGACGAGTCCGCGTCGGAGATCGCCGACGCCATCAACGCCGCCGAGGCCCGCATCCGGGCCGCGGTCCCGATCGCCCGCGTCATCTACCTCGAACCCGACATCTACAACGCCCAGGCCGCCGCCGCCGGTACCAACCCGGGGAAGGACTCCGGCGGCACGGAACGGCCGGGCGGAACGGAGACGCCCGGCACCACGGGCACGGGGCCGTCGTCCGAAGGCTCCACCGCACCCTGA
- a CDS encoding metallopeptidase family protein, with the protein MDSPVPPLPPEPRPRHRDRHGRGMRGPVAPPQVPLSVSRADSFRDLVQDSVERLERRWPQLADVDFVVLDVPGATEDSVPLGSAVSALKGQPAQVVVYRRPVEIRTKSRDERALLVHEVVVEQVAELLGLAPESVDPRYGQD; encoded by the coding sequence ATGGACAGTCCCGTACCGCCCCTCCCGCCCGAGCCACGGCCCCGGCACCGCGACCGTCACGGCCGCGGTATGCGGGGACCGGTCGCCCCGCCCCAGGTACCGCTGTCGGTCAGCAGGGCGGACAGCTTCCGCGATCTCGTCCAGGACTCCGTGGAGCGCCTGGAACGGCGCTGGCCCCAGCTCGCGGACGTCGACTTCGTGGTCCTGGACGTGCCCGGGGCGACGGAGGACTCCGTCCCCCTCGGCAGCGCGGTGTCCGCGCTCAAGGGACAGCCCGCCCAGGTCGTCGTCTACCGGCGCCCCGTCGAGATCCGGACGAAGAGCCGGGACGAGCGGGCCCTGCTGGTGCACGAGGTCGTGGTGGAGCAGGTCGCCGAACTCCTCGGACTGGCCCCGGAGTCGGTCGACCCGCGCTACGGCCAGGACTGA